ACGGAGGAGGCTGAGTCCATTTCTGCTGGCAGGTGTAGCTGCCTCTCATCAACACACGGTGAGGTTGGGTGTGTTCTAGGTATGCGCCCGTGTTTGGATTTGGCTTGATAGGAGTCTGTCTGAGCAAAAAGGCTTCAGACGAGGCAGCCCAGGGAGGCACCTTTTCATAAGAGAgggcctctctccctcctcttttgGGGGTCAGAATAGGGAGGGACGTCCAGGATATTTCATTTTAAGCAAGGAGACACTGCAACCCAGagaggagatgcaaccagtccaaggtcacacagcttatcTGGGGCTGGCCAAGACTCTGGCCTCCTAAACTCCCAGCCATATGCTGCTCCCAGGGCACCAGGGTGCCTTCTTGGGGACCTTCCCTTCATGCTAGCAAagctccctcctcttccttcaaACTGACTTCCGTCTCCATCCTCCTCACCTCAAACCTCTTACTGATTCAAATAACACCTGAAAGCTACCAGATGCTCAGAGTCCACAAAGCACTTTCACCTCCATTTACTAGCTCCTCCCTTTGAGGTTCAgcctccctgtccccactgcctcctccccagcctgCAAGGCAGCCTATAAGGAGGAGGTGAGATCAGCCTCAGACTTCTCCTACTTTGGCAGAAAACCCGCAGCACTCCATGTCTGTAAAAGGAGCGTGGGTCAGGAGGGGGTTGGAGCCAGCCTGTGAGGCCTCCCCAGAGAAGGAGCTAGGTCAGGGGTGTGGGGTTGACGAGGAGGAGATGTGGGAGGAATTTAtaagagctggggtgggggtgccatGAAGGAGGGGTCCCAAGAGAGGGTCTAGGGTCAGAAGgtggagagaggtgggagagggaggcctggaggtCTTAAACCAGTGAGATGCAGAGGGTGGTGGATGAGAGGGGTGATTGCTGGCTGTGGGGCCAGGGGGCCAGTGCAGGGGGGAGGCCGGGGTGGCGGGGGATGAGTCTCAGGGATAATCCTGACGCCACCGTTCCAGCTGGGCCCCCCAACCCAACCTCCCCCGCGGTGATATCAGGAAGAAACAATTGCCTCTGGACATTCCTTCCCTTTTACAGTCACTCTAGCTCCTCAGCCGCCTGTGGAGGTTAAGCAGCCCTACAGCTGAGAGGAAGATGGGGGGGCAGCATGGAAGGGACTGTTGAGGGCCGGGTCTCTGGGAGCACTGAGGCGGGGATGACTCTGCCAGGGACCACTCAGTGTCCCACCCCCTGGGCCCAGAGACTCAGGACGTCAGAAGCTGAGGGGGCTCTGGAGATGACCCGGCCCAATCCCCTTTCACACCTGGACATGTGAGACTAGGCAGGAAATGGGACTTGCCCAGGGGGCACAGATGGTTAGTTGGTGAACCTCCATGATAAGCATCCATATCTTAGCCTCTGGCTGACTGCCCCACCTCCAGACCCCCTTGCTTGggtctcccacctccccaccaagTGCTGAAGCTCACGCAAGAGCCAGGGTCCCAGAATCCACACCTGCCATACTGTCCCCAAGCTCTGACGCGGTGGCTGTCTCCTGACCCAACCCAGCTTGGAATAGAAGCACCAAGATGCTGGGAAATAGAAAGAGGAGGGTGGGCCCTGGACAAAGGGACACAGGCAACCCTGGAGGTGGGGGTCAGCTGGTGGAGAGGGGGTGCACGGTGGGGAGGCACCAGCACTGTCTTGCGTCTGGGATCCTGGAGTAGACCGGGGCTGGGGGATGCTCCCAGACAGGGCAAGGTGGAAAAGTCACTTCTGGTTGTCTCCTTTTTgacctctttcattttttccctcaattCAGATGCCCTGTGGTGGCCAAGTCGGTATCCCCATCCTGGTGATTCATCCATATCAGCTGCCTGCCCCCTATCCATGCCATCCATGGGGCCTGGGAGGTCCTATGGTACCAGGGCCCTTGTCTTCTAGGGCACCCTCCATGAGGTTCAGAGATCTACCCAGGCATCCACAAGCCCTCCAGTCACTGAGTTTAGAGGAAGGCAGGGAAAAGCTTGGCAGTGTCACCCAACAAAAAAGAGGCTGTGTGAGGTGAGCCCAAAGGAGAGGTGAGTGAGCTAAGGTTAGCAAGATGGGCCAGTTTGGTGGGGCTTTGGAGGCTAGGATGAATTTGGGTTTTGCTGGTCCATTAGTTTAGGGAAGGGAGAGAATTGGGAATGGTGAAATAGGCGAAGTCTCCAAAAGATGTGAGCACTACCCCGAAATATTTGAAGTTGGATCTCTGAAAGGGATTTCTTTTCACTCTGTTTGGTTCCCAGGGCAGAGTAATAGGTATAGCAGAGACATCTCCTGGGTTCAAATATAAGGAAATGTTTCAAACAGCAGGGCTGTCTGTTGTCCCATGACCAAGGCATGTTATTTACCCAATACTCTTTGTGGAGTGGAGTGGGCACCCTGGAGACACTGTGTCCCCAGGCAGTAGAGGGATTCAAAGTGGAGCAGTGCTTGCTTGAGTCACAGTAGAAACAATTTAAGCCTTAACTGAGAAGTGGGTGTGTGGGACTGGTTGACCTCATGACCTATGAAGTTACTTCCAACCTTAAGTTTCCAAGACTCTCCAAGGTTAGAGTAATGTGGGAAGATTTCAAGCAAAcatcaggactgacttccttcttTAACTGATTCAACAAAATATATTGGTAATGTGCATTGTATTAAATACAAGGGGACTGTACCATGAACACACATTTATAAATTGTCCCCCTTTTCTGGCAAATGATGAATGAAAAGGTCTGTCTTGGTGGACCTTCCCATTTCCAATATCACTTAGCTCCAGTGAGAGATATGACCATAAAATAATGTGATACCttaccaaaagaataaaatgccttaCCAAACTTTATATATTCAGAAGTTTgtcccgggacttccctggtggtccagtagttaagaatccaccttgtaatacaggggacatgggtttgactcctggtcagggaactaagatcccacatgccaaggagcaactaagcctgtgtaccacgacagaagagcccatgcaccacagctagagaaagagcTCTCATGATGTAATGAATATCCgatgtactgcaactaagacttgacagccaaataagtaaatattttttaaaagttttgttccaaggatgttcatagcagcattgtttataatagcaaaagattGGAAATGTTTATCAATAAAAAATTGGCCAAATATGGTAAATACGAATACAAATGTGAAATACAAAtgaggatattaagaagaatgATTAAGAAGAATGACTCAAAATCTCCCAATAAAGAAAAGAGTAAGACAAGATGGCTTCCttgttgaattctaccaaacatttcagAATTAACACCAACCCTTCTCAAAATCTTctaaaaatttgaaaaggaagTATTTCTTAACACAtcctatgaggccagcattagtCTGATACCACAGCCAGACAAAGACATACAAGAAAACAAAGCTACAGATGTATATTCCTTATAAATATTAATGTTAAACTTctcaacaaaatgctagcaaaccaaaattcaacagcatattaaaagcattaTACACATGTTGACATGGGACTTTTTTCTGGAATGCAGGGATGGTTAAATACATGAAAACCAATCAGTATAATATatcacattaacagaataaagggaaaagCCCTCATTATCAACTTCAtctataatagcatcaaaaagaataaaatacctagaaataaacatAACTAGGGAagagtactgttgcctggaaaatcccatggatggaggagcctggtgggctgcagtccatggggtcgagaagagtcggacatgactgaagtgacttaagagTAAGGCTTGTACATTGAAAGCtacaaaacatttctgaaatgaaGACACAAAAATTGAAAGATATCCAGTATTTAttgattggaagacttaatattgttaagctttcaatactacccaaagtgatctGCAGATTCAGTGCAACCCCTATAAAAATCccaccaaaaatttttttaagaaatagaaaaattcattccatttaaaattcaaaatggaaTCTCAATGGACCCCTCATAGCCAAAACATcttgaaaaaaacaacaaagttggaggagtcacacttcctgatttcaaaacttattacaaagctatagtaattaaggcagtatggtactggtgtGAGTACAGATACCTAGGTCAATGGACCATAACAGAGagtccagaggaaaaaaaaaacttcaaatatatGGCTAAATTGTTTTCAATAAGAGGAAAAGGACAGTCTtgtcaacaaatggtgctggggaaattATCTATCATATAATACTCATATAACAtgttaatatgaaaaagaatgaagttggacccttatACTGTGTATGAAAATTAATTCATaatggatcaaagacttaaaaCTGTAAAGCtctcagaagaaaacacaggggatAACATTCTTCACAttgatttggcaatgatttcttggatatgacacccaAAGCATAGGCAATAAAAGAATCCATAGATAAactggactttatcaaaattaaaaacttttgtgcatcaaaggatactatcaagagagtgaaaaagcaaccCACAGAATGATACCTTCTGCATTTTATGCTAAGTGCATTACCCATCCAGataaattgtcattatttttagCATGTCTAGTTCTAAGAAGTCCCAAGGGGAGTCTAAACTCTTCCTTCAGTGGTGCTGCCTGGTTAGGAACATGCTTTGGaatgctcctctttcacctgcCTTCCAAGCCTCCAAGTGTTGTTTTGCTGCCCTCCATGGTAGCAAATCCTTAGGGGTGGAACCAAATTTTGGAAACAGCTCCAAGTGGTTCAGAGCCAAGTCTGGTAGATGTTGATTTTGACTAGAGAATACAtggtataatttatttatttgctttctgtctcaTTTCACTAAGGAACTGAGGCCTCAGGCTGGTCCAAAGGGCAATTTCCTTATGTGGTCTGGAGACTGTTCACAGACAGGAGTCCCAAAAGTGTTCTGGCCTCTTTAGTGTTGTGGAAATGGGCGCACAGTCTCCTTACAGCATATTAGCCAGGGTTGTTTTGATTACAAATGGCAGTAGCCAATACCAAGtctcttcagtttaaaaaaaaaaaaaaaagtttattggcCCCAAACCCAGGAAGGATACTGGGGGAGCTCACAAAATGGAGAACTGAAGAACCAGGGTCCCGGGAGATGGAATTTAGGACTTCCAGCCTCACATTCTCCTTTTCTCTGGGTGTCTCTGCTGCTCCCGGCATGCTGACCTTTTTTTCCCTATGCCAGAAAGACCTCCCCAGTGGGTAGGAAACATGGTTGCCAGGCTCCAGTTTAGTAATCCCAGTTCCATGTATAAATTCCAAGGTGGGTCTCTGATTGGCCCTGGTCAGGTCCAGACCTGCCCCTTGAGCCAACTGCTGCAGTCAGAGGGATTCAGTTATAAGAGCGGCTGGGAGCTGACTCACCTGTCCACTCATGGACAGGTGTGTCTCATggacatgtgtgtttgtgtgcatgcagCGTATGTTAACAAAAGAAGGGGATGGGAAAGAAATCTTTCAGGCTACTTTGAACAAGGACAGTGCTGCCTGTCCAAAGGGACACGCAAAGGAGTCACATGGTCTCCCCAAAATTCTCCAGGAGCCTACAATCTAGTTTGGGAGATGAGACACAAAAATAACCAGAACACAACAGCTTGCACTGACTCGAAGGCTGGATAAGAATATCTGGAACTCCCCACCCACCTCATAAGCTTGTCTCTTGGATAAAAATTAGAAACTGAATGTGAAAGGGCTTTGCAAAGACAGCAGCAACAAAGCTCTTTGCAGTTAACCTGGCACATTCACACATACCCTGGGGacaaagcatgggctctggagtcagaatgCCTCAGCTTCCTGAGCTGCAACATGGGAAGGGTACTAGCTCTTACCTCACAGGGGTGTCAAGAGAATTGGGGATCACGGGTGGGAAGTGCTTAGCAGAGTGACACACGGTGGGTGCTCAGAATACACAAGGTAGTAATTGTTACTTGAGCCTCTTCAAACCCATAGTCGGTAGACACCGCCAGGGTGACCATTCATACATTATAGTGACgacacagagaagggaaggactTGCCTGCTTGTAATTACATCTTCAGGTGATGGCAGAGCTAAGATAAGACCAGACCTCTATTTCCAAACTTTGCATTCCTAAAGGGTCAGGCCTAAGAGAGACCTGAATAGTGCCAGGTGGAGCTTTGGAGAAACAGCCAATATTCATGGAGAAGCGGAAATGTCCTTAGGGGTCAGCCAGTGTCTTGTACTAAGGAGGAGACCTTAGTACAAGGGATGGACAAGCCCTATTcagggcttctctgctgggggctTGGAGCATGAAGGGGGTGGGAAGTGATTGGGGCTCATCGCCTCAAGCCTTCCTCCACCATCTGACACCCATGTCTCCTCAGGTAcccgacccccacccccccagagcTCCTCTCCTGTGTGCTTGTTTCCCGGACTGATGCATTCTCCTCTATAAATACCAGCTCTGGTATTTGGGGTTGGCAGCTGTTGCTGCCAGGGAGATGGCTGGGTTGACATGAGGCTCCTGACAAAACACAaacccctgggggtgggggtggtgtgagGAAGGGGGATGAATcagagagggggtgggggtgggctcaCAGGGACAGAAGCCCAGAGAAGTTGGCAGTGTGGGGGTGAGAGGACACAGTTATAATTGTTATAATTGGAAACTGAGAGCCTACCAGGCCCTTTCTGGAAATCACCCTGTTGTTTGTAAACTTGAGGCTGCACCCTCACTGGTAGGGGTGGGGTGGAAAAGGACCTTCATGAAtccagagggaaactgaggctgggagctGGAACTCAGATGCTAGTGGACATACCTGAGGAGGTGGGCTGTGGTGGGGATGGCTGCCTATCCCAGGGAGGCCTTCCCATCCTCCCTGCCTGTCAGAGACGCTCCTCCACTAGGCCTGGCTGGGGCATTCCTGGTCTTTGTCTGAGTCCTCCTAAATGTTTGCCACTTTCGGAGaatctttaggggaaaaaaaaaaaaaggtgatttgCAGACTGTCTTGGAAATAGGCCTTGTCTCTTCAGGAAATGACCCAAAGTATCTCCTTGGAGCCAAAAGAAGCCCCTCAAACTAAATAGAAGCCTCTCCCCAGCTCTCTCCGCTGATCACCCCAGGACCAGGGAGGCAAGGACTGAAAGGGGGCTGGCCGGGGGCTCCAGACATGTTTGCGCCCGGGTGAAGCGGCTGGCAGGCCTGCCCACCTTCTGCCCTCCTAGGTCCGCCAGCCTCTCCCACACCCCGCAGGGGCCCCCACCCACCCGCCCGCTGAGGGGCTCAGTCCTCCTGCGGGGGAGCTGgcctccccgcccccacgccaGGGGCCGCCCTTTCCTGGCAGGACAGCGGGATCCTGCAGCTGTCAGGGGAGGGGCGGCGGGGGCTGATGTCAGGAGGGATACAAATAGTGCGGACGGCCGGGGGCCCTGTCTCCCCTCGCCACATCCACTCTCCGGCCGGCCGCCCGCCGCCTCCTTCTCCGCGCCGCCCAGCCTCGCCCGCGCCGCCACTATGAGCCAGGCCTACTCGTCCAGCCAGCGGGTGTCGTCCTACCGCCGCACCTTCGGCGGGGCCCCCAGCTTCCCGCTCGGCTCCCCGCTGAGCTCGCCGGTGTTCCCGCGCGCGGGCTTCGGCACCAAGGGCTCCTCGAGCTCGGTGACGTCCCGCGTGTACCAGGTGTCGCGCACGtcgggcggggccgggggcctgGGGGCGCTGCGGGCCAGCCGGCTGGGTTCGACCCGCGTGCCCTCCTCCTATGGCGCGGGCGAGCTGCTGGACTTCTCGCTGGCCGATGCCGTGAACCAGGAGTTCCTGACCACGCGCACCAACGAGAAGGTGGAGCTGCAGGAGCTCAATGATCGCTTCGCCAACTACATCGAGAAGGTGCGCTTCCTGGAGCAGCAGAACGCGGCGCTTGCTGCGGAGGTGAACCGGCTCAAGGGCCGGGAGCCGACGCGCGTGGCCGAGATCTACGAGGAGGAGCTGCGCGAGCTGCGGCGCCAGGTGGAGGTGCTCACCAACCAGCGCGCCCGCGTCGACGTCGAGCGGGACAACCTGCTGGACGACCTGCAGCGGCTCAAGGCCAAGTGAGCACCCGCAAGCGCCCTCagaaccctctccctctccagggGCCGGGCACGGGAGGCTAGGCCTGGGGCTGGGTCCAGTGGTCAGTACCCCATCGTACCCAGGGTGAGGATGGTCTAGCTGTGTCTccgggggagggggaagagacgCCATGCCTCTCCCTGTGCTCTCAGGCTGCAGACGAGGCTACGGTCCCAATTTTCTTGGGGACATCGTGGAGTGGAAATGGGCGACCTTGGGAGACCAGGTGCTTCTTACAAAGcatcttaagatgctaggggtTTGTTTCTGGGTTCAGGTGGGCACATGGAAGGAGAAAAGAGGCCCATAggcagtgggagggagaggaCAGGTTGGTAGGAGACAAGGAAATCTGGGGCCAGCAGTAGCTCTCAGTTCTTCTGTGATGAAGCCCTGTGGTTGGGGGTAGAGAGGGGATCTTGACCCCTGGGCCAGACTTAAGCTTTATAGGGAGGATGGATAAgctggaggaaaggagagagtgagttgggggggcggggggagagggggagacGCAGCCCTCAGACAGATTGGAACACTGATTGTGgctccaccaggctccctgtgctTCAGGCAGCAAGAATAGAGCAAATACTGGTGGGTCCTGCTTTTCTGTCCAAGTGATCACTGTTCTACCACCCAGGTCACAAACGTTAAATGAGCACCTACAtgggccaggctggggctggggcctgggaaCCCAGAGGTGGATAAAATAAGAACCGGGAGGTGGACAAAATAAGACGCAGTTCTTAATCCCAGGGAGGTCACAAACTAGCGAGGACATGGACTTCCAGGGTGTGGCTCCAGGGCAGAGATTGGGCCACTTCCTGTCCCCTCCCTGTGTGGGCGGGCCCTCCTCACTCTATTCTGAGCCCACTCCCTGGGCAGCCCCCAGTCAGTCTTCTCCCCAGCCTGTTTCATCCTCACCATCTGTCTGTCCTTCTGCCTGTGTCTGCCAGGCTGCAAGAGGAAATTCAGCTGAAAGAAGAAGCGGAGAACAATTTGGCTGCCTTCCGAGCCGTGAGTCCTCTTGGGTCTCCCAGCTGCCTTACCCCTTCTGTCCCCTCTGTGTCACGCCTGGTCTCCCTCTGCAATGCCCGGGTGATCAGTGTCCCTCTCCCTCTCACTTGACCTTTCCCAGGACGTGGATGCAGCCACTCTAGCTCGAATTGACCTGGAGCGCAGGATTGAATCTCTCAACGAGGAAATCGCGTTCCTTAAGAAAGTTCACGAAGAGGTACTATGCCCTGGTGAAAGCGGCTGGAGCggatggtggtggtgctggacTCGGGGAGTGGGGTTGTGAGGGTACGTGTTGGGGCTGGTTGGGGACTGAAGCCTAGCCATACCCTGCAGGAGATCCGCGAGCTACAGGCCCAGCTTCAGGAACAGCAGGTCCAGGTGGAGATGGACATGTCGAAACCAGACCTCACAGCTGCCCTCAGGGACATCCGTGCTCAGTATGAGACCATCGCGGCCAAGAATATCTCGGAAGCCGAGGAATGGTACAAGTCAAAGGTGAGACTCTGGCAGCCCCTCTGTCCCCTCAATCCCAGTTTGGAGGTATTTCCTATGGCTCCATCTCTGGGGAGGAGGGTGAGCCCAGGGTCTCCATGCTTCTTTGCCCACcccttcctgtatcctgcatcctcCCTATCATCTCAGGGACCCTCTCTCTTTGCCCATAGGTGTCTGACCTGACCCAGGCAGCCAACAAGAACAATGACGCTCTGCGccaggccaagcaggagatgatGGAGTACCGCCACCAGATCCAGTCCTACACCTGCGAGATCGATGCCCTCAAGGGCACCGTGAGTCCCTGCCCACCTTGCCTGGCCCAGCCCTTCCCATCTGCAGCTTACGCTCTGTGACCTCAGGCGCATCAcacaccctctctgggcctgtctCCTCATATCTACCACAGGGGTAGAAACAGACAGGTGGACTCCCAGGGGGGCTCTCAGGAATCGTGGGACTCCTGCATGGAGGCAGGAAGGGTGGACAGCCATGTTCCCTTGTATCAGCTGTATTCTCTGATATTCCACATAAGGCTTCATTTGAGTTCCGAGTTCCCTGGCTCAGAGGACTTTGACAAGTCCTCGGCTTGGCTATCTGGGGTACCTCCCAGCCCGGAGACTGTGCCTCTCTCCATCCTGGGTCCCCCGTGTCCCCTCGACCACCAGCACAGCCCGTCCTTGACCTGGGCACCCCCTCCTGCAGAACGACTCACTGATGAGGCAGATGAGGGAGCTAGAGGACCGCTTTGCTAGTGAGGCCAGCGGCTACCAGGACAACATTGCCCGCCTGGAGGAGGAGATCCGACACCTCAAGGATGAGATGGCCCGCCACCTGCGCGAGTACCAGGACCTGCTCAATGTCAAGATGGCCTTGGACGTGGAGATTGCCACCTACCGGAAGCTGCTGGAGGGCGAGGAGAGCCGGTGAGGGGCCAGGCAGAGGCTGGCCGTGGGCTTCTGGAGGCGGGTGCATTGAGGGCCCCTTCCTGCCCTGAAGCAGGGCTCAGGATCACCATCACAAGATCTAGAAGCAATATTATACAAGAGGCCACCACTGCGCTGATTACAGAGAATTAACCAAAGCCACCTGGGTAAAAAGTGATTTAATTAATAgcttttataaaaagagaaatataagtaTTCCCATATCCACCTTCAGAATTAAGAACCAGCAGCATAAAACCATATTCAGCAACTAGTAATAAAACATTACTGCCAGTCAAGGGAGAGATGGAAGCAGAGCTGGGAGTgatgaggaaggaaagggagggggCAGATAGAGAGGAATAGAGACAGATGGAGCTGGGACATGATAGGCTAAGAGAGAAGGTGCAGAGATTCATGCTCAGAggctgcacacacatgcatgtgtacacacacacgtgctcacAGGAAAAGATGCAATGACGTGCTCAGAACAAATCACCTTTAGACACAAAAACACCATGCAACCAGAAAGGGACACAAGGGAACCTTCTTcgttgatggaaatgttctatatcttgatttgGACTGGTGGTTACATGGATGTAGACACTGATCAAAACTCACTGGATTGCACTCTAAAGATCTGTGCATTTCACTATATAAACTTAACATCAATTCAAAACAGATCATGTACTCAACAAAATGATGCCCACTGATGctcacaaaaatgataaaatctgaAGTTTATAAAAATCAGCTGACATATTTAGATACAGATTTATAGAGAGGAAGATTTCAGATACTGTAGAATAATATCCTCATATAATGACCCCTTCAGGTAGCTAAGGTCACACTGCATTTTCCCAGCTCTAGGCATAAAAGGCGGGTGGCAGTTCCTGGAACTTGCCTTCCTGTGAGTGGGCCAGAGATTCCCAGACTGACTGGAGGGTGGGCACATGCAGTGGATGTCATCCACAGCTCCTGTTGATACACCCTGCAATGCCAAGGGCAAGAAAGAAATCTGGGTACAGTAGAGGGTGCAGTGGGGGTCCTGGTGTCATACCAGCAGGTCAGAGAAGGACTGGGGTGATCCTTCCAGAAGGGACAGTTCCTGGGACAGCTCGAGTGGGCCTTTGGCCCCATGCCCCAAGCAGTGTTGAAGTCAGTGGGACTGG
The window above is part of the Bos javanicus breed banteng chromosome 2, ARS-OSU_banteng_1.0, whole genome shotgun sequence genome. Proteins encoded here:
- the DES gene encoding desmin; protein product: MSQAYSSSQRVSSYRRTFGGAPSFPLGSPLSSPVFPRAGFGTKGSSSSVTSRVYQVSRTSGGAGGLGALRASRLGSTRVPSSYGAGELLDFSLADAVNQEFLTTRTNEKVELQELNDRFANYIEKVRFLEQQNAALAAEVNRLKGREPTRVAEIYEEELRELRRQVEVLTNQRARVDVERDNLLDDLQRLKAKLQEEIQLKEEAENNLAAFRADVDAATLARIDLERRIESLNEEIAFLKKVHEEEIRELQAQLQEQQVQVEMDMSKPDLTAALRDIRAQYETIAAKNISEAEEWYKSKVSDLTQAANKNNDALRQAKQEMMEYRHQIQSYTCEIDALKGTNDSLMRQMRELEDRFASEASGYQDNIARLEEEIRHLKDEMARHLREYQDLLNVKMALDVEIATYRKLLEGEESRINLPIQTFSALNFRETSPEQRGSEVHTKKTVMIKTIETRDGEVVSEATQQQHEVL